Proteins found in one Pseudanabaena sp. FACHB-2040 genomic segment:
- a CDS encoding VOC family protein, with protein MQVNPYLMFDGQCEAAFKFYHQVLGGELGEMLTFAGSPAEAEVPSEFGNKIMHTQLTLGDWAIMGSDCSPGQYDAPKGFSVSLQIPDPDKAEHIFQALAEGGSIQMPLEETFWAKRFGMAVDKFGIPWMINCE; from the coding sequence ATGCAAGTTAATCCTTACCTGATGTTCGATGGTCAGTGCGAAGCAGCCTTCAAGTTTTACCACCAGGTCTTGGGGGGCGAACTGGGCGAAATGCTCACCTTCGCCGGTTCCCCTGCCGAGGCCGAAGTGCCATCCGAATTTGGCAACAAAATCATGCACACCCAGCTGACCCTAGGCGACTGGGCGATCATGGGGTCTGACTGCTCCCCTGGGCAATACGATGCGCCCAAAGGCTTCTCGGTCTCCCTGCAAATTCCCGACCCAGACAAGGCCGAGCACATTTTTCAAGCCCTAGCTGAAGGCGGCAGTATTCAAATGCCTTTGGAAGAAACCTTCTGGGCCAAGCGGTTTGGTATGGCAGTCGATAAATTTGGCATTCCCTGGATGATCAACTGCGAGTAG
- a CDS encoding VOC family protein, which produces MTSTPKKTVATIIPTLRYNDAAAAVEWLCQAFGFEKHLVVPEADGTVAHAELTFDNGMIMLDSVRDNTFAQLQQPPSKKGDVVTQSPYILVDEVDQHYENAIAAGAEIVMEIQDQDYGGRDYSCRDPEGYLWNFGTYDPWSTASPQA; this is translated from the coding sequence ATGACTAGCACGCCCAAAAAAACTGTGGCAACAATCATTCCAACCCTGCGGTATAACGATGCGGCAGCGGCTGTGGAATGGCTTTGCCAGGCCTTTGGCTTTGAGAAACACCTAGTTGTGCCCGAGGCAGACGGCACCGTTGCCCACGCTGAACTTACCTTTGACAACGGCATGATCATGCTGGATTCTGTGCGGGATAACACCTTTGCTCAACTCCAGCAGCCCCCCAGCAAAAAGGGAGATGTCGTCACCCAAAGCCCTTACATTTTGGTGGACGAGGTGGATCAGCACTATGAAAATGCGATCGCAGCCGGGGCCGAAATCGTCATGGAGATTCAAGACCAAGACTATGGCGGGCGCGACTATTCTTGCCGAGACCCAGAGGGCTACCTGTGGAACTTTGGCACCTATGACCCCTGGAGCACCGCATCACCGCAGGCGTAG
- a CDS encoding cytochrome P450 → MATAVQNQPTLTVPGPRPLPLVGRTLNSIRFAKDSVGYTRGLFQTYGNLVALAAGGGTRLYSPRDTCPATVFACGPKLVRQVTTQHEVYFKHPLTGPLYRLRDTSKRTKPLNHFLVGLFGVNADQHLQQRRLMLPAFHRQRLETYAQDMVAITEDQLKQLQLNQANEMAAWLRQLTLRIATKSLFGEDVGNQGESTGQIIQDALSQQGNLLMKVFPLDLPGLPWNRYLNLVARYEASMSHLIKAKQQSDEDASDVLSMLMQVQDEDSGAYLSEEELLGHVGVLFVAGHETSANALTWTLFLLSQHPQIMADLLDELDAVLHGEPPTIEQLSQLPLLENVIKESMRILPPVPWNGRVTAKPTELGGYELPTGTEVLVSIYQTHQMPDLYPDPASFNPRRWETIHPDAYEYNPFSAGPRLCIGAGFAMMEIKIVLAMLLQRYRLQFVPQKPIDRSGVIVLTPRHGLSLVVHRQDRQFHQGVGDVQGNVHEMVKLT, encoded by the coding sequence ATGGCCACTGCAGTTCAAAACCAACCGACCCTCACTGTACCTGGCCCTCGCCCCTTACCTCTGGTAGGCCGGACTCTCAACAGCATTCGCTTTGCTAAAGATTCGGTGGGCTATACCCGTGGGCTTTTTCAAACTTATGGCAACCTTGTTGCTTTGGCAGCGGGCGGTGGCACACGCCTTTATTCTCCAAGAGATACTTGTCCTGCAACGGTCTTTGCCTGCGGTCCAAAACTGGTGCGTCAGGTTACCACCCAACATGAAGTCTACTTCAAGCATCCTCTCACAGGCCCGCTTTACCGTTTACGGGATACTTCAAAACGAACAAAGCCCCTTAATCATTTTCTGGTGGGTCTTTTTGGTGTGAATGCTGATCAGCACTTACAACAGCGCAGACTAATGCTGCCCGCTTTTCATCGTCAGCGTCTGGAAACCTACGCCCAGGATATGGTGGCCATTACCGAAGACCAACTAAAACAGCTACAGCTGAATCAGGCTAACGAAATGGCTGCTTGGTTGCGCCAACTCACCCTTCGTATTGCCACCAAATCATTGTTTGGAGAGGATGTTGGTAATCAAGGGGAGAGTACTGGACAAATCATTCAGGATGCCCTCAGCCAACAAGGAAACTTGTTGATGAAGGTGTTCCCGTTAGACTTGCCAGGACTTCCGTGGAACCGCTATCTGAATCTGGTTGCTCGCTACGAAGCCAGCATGAGCCATTTGATAAAAGCAAAACAACAGTCAGATGAAGATGCGTCTGATGTACTGTCTATGCTTATGCAGGTGCAAGATGAGGATAGCGGAGCTTATCTTAGTGAAGAAGAACTCCTAGGGCATGTGGGGGTATTGTTTGTAGCAGGTCATGAAACCAGTGCCAATGCTCTCACCTGGACACTATTTCTACTTTCTCAGCATCCTCAGATCATGGCAGATCTCCTAGATGAACTAGACGCTGTTCTCCATGGCGAGCCGCCAACCATAGAACAGTTATCGCAGCTTCCGCTACTTGAAAATGTGATCAAGGAAAGCATGCGAATTTTGCCACCTGTTCCGTGGAATGGTCGCGTCACTGCGAAACCTACTGAACTTGGTGGTTACGAGTTGCCAACGGGTACTGAGGTGCTAGTCAGCATTTACCAGACACACCAAATGCCTGACCTATATCCTGATCCCGCATCCTTTAATCCCCGTCGCTGGGAAACTATTCATCCCGATGCATATGAGTACAACCCATTTAGCGCTGGCCCACGCCTATGTATTGGAGCAGGGTTTGCCATGATGGAAATCAAAATTGTGCTCGCTATGCTGTTGCAGCGATACAGACTTCAGTTTGTGCCACAAAAGCCTATCGATCGCTCCGGCGTTATTGTGTTGACACCTAGACATGGCCTATCCCTAGTCGTACATCGGCAAGATCGACAGTTTCACCAAGGGGTCGGTGATGTACAAGGGAATGTCCATGAAATGGTCAAGTTGACCTAG
- a CDS encoding AraC family transcriptional regulator — MALNVQEIIVPPSPVLRDVVSHYWLGLNNANSAYVALPDGAVDLVFQVHCGAILSRVYGTTTARVDIPLEQGCDYFGIRFRPGQSRHFIQASAYELTDTHEASHSLLRFPIDRLTEAVLTSDVVHHFNRVLGAHLARLSPSVQPVDQVIHFIEAAGGAVRIGEAADVFGQSRRQFERVFLETVGVSAKTFARIIRFQHTAKLLTSSSNLSLSYVAAELKYFDQSHMSHDFKRLAGVSPAQFLQAHVAFLQDSHHDPALH; from the coding sequence ATGGCCCTCAATGTACAAGAAATTATTGTTCCACCGTCTCCAGTGCTGCGAGACGTAGTTAGCCATTATTGGCTAGGTCTCAATAATGCTAATTCGGCCTATGTTGCGTTGCCCGATGGGGCCGTCGATCTAGTCTTTCAAGTTCATTGTGGTGCCATACTTAGTAGGGTATATGGCACCACTACAGCCCGCGTAGATATTCCCCTAGAGCAGGGTTGTGATTATTTTGGCATTCGCTTTAGGCCGGGGCAAAGCCGTCATTTCATTCAAGCTAGCGCCTACGAATTAACAGATACCCATGAGGCCTCTCACAGTCTGCTACGATTTCCGATTGATCGGCTAACCGAGGCTGTGCTGACGAGCGATGTGGTGCATCATTTCAATCGGGTTTTGGGAGCTCATTTGGCCCGATTGTCACCCAGTGTTCAACCCGTTGATCAGGTCATTCATTTCATCGAGGCGGCCGGCGGTGCTGTGCGTATTGGTGAAGCGGCAGACGTATTCGGGCAAAGTCGTCGCCAATTTGAGCGAGTTTTTCTGGAGACTGTTGGGGTATCGGCTAAAACGTTTGCAAGAATCATTCGCTTTCAGCACACGGCTAAGCTGCTTACCTCTTCAAGCAATTTATCGCTGTCATACGTTGCCGCTGAACTCAAGTATTTTGATCAAAGCCATATGAGCCACGACTTTAAGCGCTTGGCGGGGGTATCACCGGCCCAGTTTCTTCAAGCTCATGTCGCTTTTTTACAAGACTCTCACCATGACCCTGCTCTACACTAG
- a CDS encoding MFS transporter, with protein MKPVFYEILANSLVATLTNTFVWFAVTFWVYLQTQSVLATSVMAGVYLVTVAISGFFLGSLVDRYTKKTAMLLSSFGSLGLYGLAYILYVSAPTAAFTDAASVILWGFIVLALVGAIAGNLRTIALPTLVTVLIPEAERDKANGLVGTVNGVAFLAASILSGLAIGFLGMYWMLVSAIALTVLTILHLWTIAIPEKRIVHAEAKPNHLDIQGTIGVIRLVPGLFSLIFFNCFNNFLGGVFMSLMDAYGLSLVSVQIWGILWGVLSLGFIVGGLGVAKFGLGKSPLKTLFASNIVMWIVSVFFTIQPSIMLLAVGLFTYLCLIPVVEASEQMILQTVIPLERQGRVFGFAQSIEQAASPLTAFMIGPIAHFLFIPFMTTGAGADLIGPWFGTGTDRGIALLFTLTGLIGLVVTVLAMRSRSYRKLLVNYQKRSVDRKHQGAVG; from the coding sequence ATGAAACCCGTTTTTTACGAAATCTTGGCCAACTCACTAGTGGCTACCCTAACCAACACCTTTGTCTGGTTTGCGGTTACCTTTTGGGTTTATCTGCAAACCCAATCTGTGCTGGCGACCTCGGTGATGGCCGGGGTGTATCTGGTTACCGTCGCCATTTCCGGCTTTTTCTTAGGGTCGCTGGTCGATCGCTACACCAAAAAAACCGCCATGCTGCTTTCCAGCTTTGGTTCCTTGGGGCTATATGGTCTCGCCTATATTCTGTATGTCTCGGCCCCGACGGCGGCCTTTACTGATGCGGCCAGTGTGATTCTCTGGGGATTTATTGTTTTGGCCCTGGTGGGGGCGATCGCCGGAAACCTGCGTACTATTGCACTGCCCACCCTAGTAACGGTGCTGATTCCTGAAGCGGAACGAGACAAGGCCAATGGCCTAGTGGGTACCGTCAATGGCGTCGCTTTTTTGGCGGCGTCGATCTTGAGCGGACTGGCGATCGGGTTTTTGGGCATGTACTGGATGTTGGTGAGTGCGATCGCACTCACAGTCCTGACCATTCTCCACCTGTGGACCATAGCCATTCCCGAAAAGAGGATTGTTCATGCAGAGGCTAAACCCAACCACCTCGATATTCAGGGCACAATTGGGGTAATCCGTCTGGTGCCGGGTCTATTTTCGCTGATCTTCTTCAACTGCTTCAACAACTTCCTGGGCGGTGTTTTTATGTCGCTCATGGATGCCTACGGGCTATCCCTTGTTTCAGTCCAGATCTGGGGCATTTTGTGGGGCGTCTTGAGTTTAGGATTTATCGTGGGGGGTCTAGGTGTCGCCAAGTTCGGCCTGGGTAAAAGCCCTCTGAAGACCCTGTTTGCATCCAACATTGTGATGTGGATTGTGTCTGTTTTCTTCACAATTCAGCCATCGATCATGCTGCTGGCGGTTGGTTTATTTACGTACTTGTGTCTGATTCCGGTGGTCGAAGCATCAGAACAAATGATCTTGCAAACGGTGATTCCGCTGGAGCGCCAAGGGCGGGTGTTTGGCTTTGCCCAAAGTATTGAGCAGGCGGCCTCTCCGCTCACCGCATTTATGATTGGTCCAATCGCCCATTTTCTGTTTATTCCCTTTATGACCACTGGGGCCGGGGCCGATTTAATTGGCCCCTGGTTTGGCACCGGTACTGATCGCGGCATTGCCCTTTTATTTACGTTGACTGGCTTAATTGGGCTGGTGGTGACAGTGCTGGCGATGCGATCGCGCTCTTACCGCAAACTATTAGTGAATTATCAAAAACGCTCAGTAGATCGAAAACATCAGGGAGCAGTAGGGTAG
- a CDS encoding VOC family protein, with the protein MKLWSGIITEKIEESKVFYRRLFNCEVIYNSDWFVLLRLGQSELGFMQPNLEAQAPIFRPSFSGKGVWITIDVEDANAEYQRIAAMGIPIEVELRDEPWGDRHFVVVDPNGIGVDIVQHQLT; encoded by the coding sequence ATGAAGCTGTGGTCTGGCATCATCACCGAAAAAATCGAAGAGTCGAAAGTATTCTATCGTCGCCTGTTTAACTGTGAGGTGATTTATAACAGCGACTGGTTTGTTTTACTGCGACTAGGGCAGAGCGAACTGGGGTTTATGCAGCCAAATCTTGAGGCTCAAGCGCCTATCTTTCGACCATCTTTTTCGGGCAAAGGGGTTTGGATAACGATTGATGTTGAAGATGCTAATGCCGAGTATCAGCGTATTGCAGCGATGGGAATACCCATTGAGGTGGAGTTGCGCGATGAACCCTGGGGCGATCGCCATTTTGTCGTGGTCGATCCCAACGGCATTGGGGTCGATATTGTGCAACATCAGCTCACTTAA
- a CDS encoding GNAT family N-acetyltransferase, whose product MSESSAITLRPATLADVSLLRYWDEQPQVVAADPNDDWGWEVELARTPDWREQLIAELNGRPIGFIQIIDPAQEDSRYWGDVPDHLRAIDIWIGEPTELGKGYGTTMMHLALARCFADPQVTAVLIDPLTSNTRAQRFYERLGFKFLEHRRFGDDDCSVYRLDRATWSDFSAKAP is encoded by the coding sequence ATGTCTGAGTCAAGCGCCATCACCTTGCGGCCCGCTACCCTTGCCGATGTAAGCCTCCTCCGTTACTGGGATGAGCAACCTCAGGTGGTCGCCGCCGACCCCAACGACGACTGGGGTTGGGAGGTAGAGCTAGCCCGTACCCCCGACTGGCGCGAGCAGTTGATCGCTGAGCTAAATGGTCGCCCCATTGGCTTTATCCAAATTATTGACCCCGCTCAAGAAGACAGTCGCTACTGGGGCGATGTGCCTGACCACCTGCGGGCGATCGACATTTGGATTGGAGAACCCACCGAGTTGGGCAAAGGCTACGGCACCACCATGATGCACCTAGCCCTAGCCCGCTGCTTTGCTGACCCCCAGGTTACCGCAGTGCTAATTGACCCGCTCACTAGCAACACCCGTGCCCAGCGTTTCTACGAGCGCCTCGGCTTCAAGTTTTTGGAGCACCGCCGCTTTGGCGACGACGACTGCTCGGTCTACCGCCTAGACCGGGCCACTTGGTCTGACTTCAGCGCCAAAGCTCCCTAG
- a CDS encoding DUF1579 domain-containing protein — protein sequence MTTTTDLQQAPSALEQPQKEHQWLQQLVGEWTYEVEAMTEPDQPLEKSTGTESVKSLGDLWVIAEGQGEMCGSMATTIMTLGYNPQKQRYVGTWVGSMMTHLWVYDGELDVAERVLTLHSEGPAMANEGGMAHYKDVIEFKSSDHRVMTSFCLGDNGQWHHFMTANYHRQA from the coding sequence ATGACAACTACAACCGACTTACAACAGGCCCCGTCTGCACTAGAACAGCCCCAAAAAGAACACCAGTGGCTCCAACAATTGGTAGGCGAATGGACCTATGAGGTTGAAGCGATGACAGAGCCAGATCAGCCCCTCGAAAAATCAACGGGGACAGAGAGCGTGAAATCCCTGGGTGACCTCTGGGTAATTGCCGAAGGCCAGGGCGAAATGTGTGGCAGTATGGCCACCACCATTATGACCCTCGGCTATAACCCCCAAAAGCAGCGCTATGTCGGCACCTGGGTTGGGTCGATGATGACCCACCTCTGGGTTTACGATGGCGAACTCGACGTTGCTGAACGGGTGCTCACCCTGCATTCTGAAGGCCCAGCCATGGCTAACGAGGGCGGAATGGCCCATTACAAAGACGTGATCGAATTCAAGAGTAGCGATCATCGGGTGATGACTTCCTTTTGCCTGGGCGATAACGGCCAGTGGCACCACTTCATGACAGCAAACTACCACCGCCAGGCTTAA
- a CDS encoding VOC family protein, translating to MQITASAISLNVEDVAASAAFVTNHFGFKEDMSADGFVSLSRADAGFNLIFLDTKLKTFKPDSMRGHRADGLLVVFVVEEIDREYARLQAEGVTITTPIETEAWGERFFQVSDPNGVVIQLVQWITPPIQ from the coding sequence ATGCAGATCACAGCCTCAGCGATTTCGCTCAACGTCGAGGATGTCGCCGCATCGGCAGCCTTTGTCACAAACCATTTTGGTTTTAAAGAAGATATGTCAGCCGATGGCTTTGTGTCGCTCTCTCGCGCAGATGCTGGGTTTAATTTGATCTTTTTGGATACCAAGCTAAAAACTTTTAAGCCAGATTCTATGCGCGGGCATCGCGCCGACGGTCTGCTGGTTGTTTTTGTCGTTGAGGAGATTGATCGCGAATACGCCCGGCTTCAGGCCGAAGGGGTGACGATCACAACCCCGATCGAGACTGAAGCTTGGGGCGAACGGTTTTTTCAAGTGAGTGACCCAAACGGGGTTGTGATTCAGCTGGTGCAGTGGATAACGCCCCCGATTCAATGA
- a CDS encoding SHOCT domain-containing protein codes for MGKTTVISGTATATSRAVNNATDQKALRSQQEQTAAIQAQADLEQVKAQMAALQQPAPAPALAPTPIPTPQSNLLAQLTQLAQLKEAGALTDDEFQLAKAKLLT; via the coding sequence GTGGGGAAAACCACCGTGATCAGCGGCACCGCTACGGCGACCAGCCGAGCTGTGAACAATGCCACCGACCAGAAGGCACTGCGATCGCAACAAGAGCAGACCGCTGCCATTCAAGCCCAGGCCGACCTAGAACAGGTCAAAGCTCAAATGGCGGCCCTGCAGCAACCTGCGCCAGCCCCCGCGCTAGCTCCCACGCCAATCCCCACCCCTCAAAGCAATCTCTTAGCGCAGCTGACCCAGCTGGCCCAGCTCAAAGAAGCCGGTGCGCTAACCGACGATGAGTTTCAGCTAGCCAAGGCCAAACTGCTGACCTAA
- a CDS encoding VOC family protein, whose translation MIDHVGINVSNFEKSKAFYVKALAALGYQLLKEFNASATDSTATAGFFGVEGKPEFWVGQGDVNTPRLHIAFRAETHEIVQAFYKAALEAGGQDNGAPGLRAYYHPNYYGAFVLDLDGHNIEAVCHGPV comes from the coding sequence ATGATTGACCATGTTGGCATCAACGTTAGCAATTTTGAGAAAAGTAAAGCATTTTATGTCAAGGCATTAGCCGCCCTTGGTTATCAATTGCTGAAAGAATTTAATGCCTCTGCCACTGACTCTACCGCTACCGCAGGCTTTTTTGGTGTAGAAGGAAAGCCGGAGTTTTGGGTTGGGCAAGGAGATGTCAACACCCCTAGACTTCATATTGCTTTTCGGGCTGAAACCCATGAAATAGTGCAGGCATTTTACAAGGCCGCGTTAGAAGCAGGTGGTCAAGATAACGGTGCTCCGGGTCTACGAGCCTACTACCACCCGAATTATTATGGTGCCTTTGTGTTAGATCTAGATGGACACAACATTGAGGCCGTGTGCCATGGGCCTGTTTAA
- a CDS encoding glycosyltransferase codes for MSPRKIALVALGSTGDFMPICALAQGLRTAGYTPKLITHPGFQDFVEAHGFEFAPLAGDYRQFFSSDEGQRFVRGEFSPWMPIPQFQKELPTQLEQVLEAAKGTEALITGPLSLWVYHIAECLRLPMVVASYVPIAETGLFPFLGFGEIPDSVNPIQSTLNWASYRAVSLLGWVRDKEILNKFRVLKCQLPELSSLGPSYRSQQPRTLKHVPILHLYSEAVISSPLDWGGSPHPIHVTGYCFVEPLSPYQPTEELEDFLAGGEPPVVIGFGSMAVDDPQRMTQLLLEAVQLAQVRALLVAGWGLSETGYLSEKVYSVQSIPHDWLFPRCSAVVHHGGAGTVAAGLRAGIPAVTVPVFGDQPAWGKRLEQLGVGSPPIPIRELTAPKLAAAIRQVLDTPSLHQKAKELATSIQAENGVNHAAGVIKSFVDRMSW; via the coding sequence ATGTCCCCTCGAAAAATTGCATTGGTCGCGCTTGGCTCCACAGGTGACTTTATGCCAATATGTGCCCTCGCCCAAGGCTTAAGGACTGCCGGGTATACACCCAAGTTAATCACTCATCCAGGTTTCCAAGACTTTGTTGAGGCTCACGGTTTTGAATTTGCCCCTTTGGCCGGAGATTACCGGCAGTTCTTTAGCTCTGATGAGGGGCAGCGCTTTGTAAGAGGCGAATTTTCACCTTGGATGCCAATACCCCAGTTTCAGAAAGAGTTACCGACCCAATTAGAGCAGGTTTTAGAAGCGGCTAAGGGCACAGAGGCTCTGATCACTGGGCCATTGTCGCTCTGGGTCTATCACATTGCTGAATGTCTTAGGCTTCCAATGGTTGTAGCCTCATATGTTCCCATTGCTGAGACGGGTCTTTTTCCATTTCTTGGCTTTGGTGAAATTCCAGACTCTGTTAATCCAATTCAATCAACATTAAATTGGGCTAGCTACCGAGCTGTAAGTCTATTGGGTTGGGTTCGAGATAAGGAGATTCTCAACAAGTTTCGAGTTCTAAAATGTCAGCTACCCGAGTTGTCCTCCCTAGGGCCTAGCTATCGTTCGCAGCAGCCCAGAACTCTGAAGCATGTTCCTATCCTGCATCTCTATAGTGAGGCCGTAATATCTTCTCCGCTTGATTGGGGTGGGTCTCCACATCCGATTCATGTCACAGGTTACTGCTTTGTAGAACCCCTGAGTCCATATCAGCCAACAGAGGAGCTTGAGGATTTTCTGGCAGGTGGAGAGCCCCCAGTTGTAATCGGTTTTGGCAGTATGGCTGTTGACGACCCTCAAAGAATGACCCAGCTCTTGCTGGAGGCTGTTCAACTGGCCCAAGTTAGAGCCCTATTAGTTGCAGGATGGGGACTCAGCGAGACAGGTTACTTGTCTGAGAAGGTCTACTCTGTGCAGTCGATTCCCCACGATTGGCTTTTCCCCCGCTGCTCAGCTGTCGTCCATCACGGGGGAGCAGGCACAGTAGCGGCTGGTCTACGGGCAGGTATACCAGCAGTAACCGTTCCAGTTTTTGGTGACCAACCTGCTTGGGGGAAGCGACTGGAACAGTTGGGAGTTGGTTCGCCGCCCATACCCATTCGGGAGCTGACAGCGCCAAAATTGGCTGCAGCGATTCGGCAGGTATTAGATACGCCATCCCTGCACCAGAAAGCAAAAGAGCTTGCAACTTCTATACAAGCTGAGAACGGAGTCAACCACGCAGCTGGTGTCATTAAATCCTTTGTTGACCGCATGAGTTGGTAG
- a CDS encoding succinylglutamate desuccinylase/aspartoacylase family protein has protein sequence MTTLLTTHQTPTAKTHYTGDTIQGIPVIRDLAIDDLEPGHQHRFFFQGVQMGSGQHWYVPIVVAKGARAGKRVALVAGVHGDEVSPINAVQRILAELDPAQMSGAVVAAIGVSRPAVEYTQSHWPTSQGGGSLIDFNRVWPGDEIGNSAPMRHAGLLWNRLFKSNVDVAIDYHTVSTGGDFTLFIYADLGKPEIRQMAELFPVDQIKHDPGEPGTLEMAFVEAGISALTVEIGSPRIFDSLKIALTVEGSLNVLKHYRVIDGALGRTAKDVGTFVGNAFETVRSTSGGFIELLVDLKTRVTPGQKVALQRNAFGDIVAEYHASVAGEVATIARDALSEPGSRVMQILYDSAGPRPLI, from the coding sequence ATGACAACGCTATTGACTACGCATCAAACGCCAACCGCCAAGACCCACTATACCGGCGACACGATTCAGGGCATCCCTGTGATCAGGGATCTGGCCATTGACGATCTCGAACCAGGCCACCAGCACCGGTTTTTCTTCCAAGGGGTGCAGATGGGCAGCGGCCAGCACTGGTATGTCCCCATTGTGGTGGCTAAGGGAGCCCGCGCCGGTAAGCGGGTGGCGCTAGTCGCGGGAGTGCATGGCGATGAGGTAAGCCCGATCAATGCGGTACAGCGGATTTTGGCGGAGCTAGACCCAGCCCAGATGTCGGGCGCTGTGGTCGCCGCTATAGGAGTTTCCCGTCCAGCCGTGGAATATACCCAGAGCCACTGGCCCACTAGCCAAGGCGGCGGCTCTCTGATTGACTTCAACCGTGTCTGGCCCGGCGATGAAATCGGCAACAGTGCCCCGATGCGCCATGCAGGCCTCCTCTGGAACCGGCTGTTTAAGTCCAACGTGGATGTCGCTATCGATTACCACACGGTGTCTACAGGCGGCGACTTTACCCTCTTTATCTATGCCGACCTGGGCAAACCCGAGATTCGCCAGATGGCAGAGCTGTTTCCGGTTGACCAGATTAAGCACGACCCCGGCGAGCCAGGAACCCTGGAAATGGCCTTTGTGGAAGCAGGTATTTCCGCACTGACGGTCGAAATTGGCAGTCCTCGCATTTTTGATTCCCTCAAAATTGCTCTGACCGTCGAGGGCAGCCTCAATGTGCTGAAGCACTACCGGGTGATTGACGGAGCGCTGGGCCGCACCGCTAAGGATGTAGGCACCTTTGTTGGCAATGCCTTTGAAACAGTGCGGTCTACGTCGGGTGGATTCATCGAACTGCTGGTAGACCTAAAAACGCGCGTTACCCCCGGCCAAAAAGTCGCTCTCCAGCGCAACGCCTTTGGCGACATCGTGGCAGAGTACCACGCCAGCGTGGCGGGAGAAGTGGCCACCATTGCTCGTGATGCCCTCAGCGAACCCGGTTCGCGGGTGATGCAAATTCTATATGACAGTGCCGGACCCAGACCCCTGATCTGA
- a CDS encoding GNAT family N-acetyltransferase, with protein sequence MIQPDNLHIRPVQPSDKSAVLAFCQHTWDDEADYIADVWDLWFSDPSGHILVADLSGQPIGMTRLVQFSAAEGWWEGLRVDRAYRCQGIGSQLTAAALEVGRSLGFTTLRTCVSTTNTFMHPFVHQQGFRPLGNYAVYYTEASDNAPIALQQLGSQDCDRIWDASNRFAPQKCDRLFVVRGAKWQTLTPIILIKHKEHLEIE encoded by the coding sequence ATGATTCAACCAGACAATCTACACATCCGTCCCGTTCAACCCAGCGATAAGTCCGCAGTTCTCGCCTTTTGCCAACACACCTGGGATGACGAAGCCGACTATATTGCTGACGTGTGGGATCTCTGGTTTTCAGACCCTTCTGGGCATATCCTCGTCGCTGACCTTAGCGGTCAACCCATTGGTATGACCCGGCTTGTCCAATTTTCTGCTGCTGAAGGTTGGTGGGAAGGGCTACGGGTTGATCGCGCTTACCGCTGTCAGGGCATTGGCAGCCAACTTACGGCTGCAGCTCTGGAAGTGGGTCGTTCTTTGGGGTTTACAACTCTACGCACCTGCGTGAGTACCACAAACACTTTTATGCACCCCTTTGTCCATCAGCAAGGCTTTAGGCCCCTAGGCAACTATGCTGTTTACTATACCGAGGCCAGCGATAATGCCCCAATTGCCCTTCAGCAGTTGGGTTCTCAAGACTGCGATCGCATCTGGGATGCCAGTAATCGCTTTGCCCCACAGAAATGTGATCGTCTGTTTGTGGTCCGCGGAGCTAAATGGCAAACCCTCACCCCCATAATTCTTATCAAGCATAAGGAGCACCTGGAGATTGAGTAA